In Lysobacterales bacterium, the following proteins share a genomic window:
- the mnmE gene encoding tRNA uridine-5-carboxymethylaminomethyl(34) synthesis GTPase MnmE: protein MTPRDTIAAVATAPGAGGIGIVRLSGADAAGIARRLCGVDVQPRHAHYAKLRDAESDLIDRGLVLWFPGPHSFTGEDVVELQIHGAPVVLARLLARCIELGARPARAGEFSERAFLNGKIDLAQAEAIADLIAAQSEAQARAALRSLQGEFSARVQVLLKSLIDARLHVEAAIDFPEEEIDFLADGQILAKLDTIAGSLDTLLRDAERGQRLRDGLHAVIIGAPNAGKSSLLNALAGSDRAIVTDIAGTTRDLLREAVNIDGIEITLVDTAGLRESPDVIESEGIRRARSELARADLALLVLAPDDESRIDALRAEVPAGAAILVVHNKSDLADRSGGTSPDATDHLHVSATTGAGLEALRAAIRRHAGFGDGTEGSFSARARHVAALQRVRDALANARLRLVHDRAGELVAEELRLAQQALSGITGEFTSDDLLGVIFSSFCIGK, encoded by the coding sequence ATGACGCCGCGCGACACCATCGCGGCGGTCGCCACCGCACCCGGCGCGGGTGGCATCGGCATCGTGCGCCTGTCCGGTGCCGACGCCGCAGGCATCGCCCGCCGCTTGTGCGGCGTCGACGTGCAACCGCGACACGCGCATTACGCCAAGCTGCGCGATGCCGAGTCGGACTTGATCGACCGTGGCCTGGTGCTGTGGTTTCCCGGGCCGCATTCCTTCACTGGCGAAGACGTCGTCGAATTGCAGATCCACGGCGCGCCGGTGGTACTGGCGCGGCTGCTGGCGCGCTGCATCGAACTGGGGGCACGCCCGGCCCGTGCCGGCGAATTCTCCGAGCGCGCGTTCCTCAACGGCAAGATCGATCTCGCCCAGGCCGAAGCCATCGCCGACCTGATCGCCGCGCAGTCCGAGGCGCAGGCACGCGCCGCGTTGCGATCACTGCAAGGCGAGTTCTCGGCGCGCGTGCAGGTGCTGCTGAAATCGCTGATCGATGCACGCCTGCATGTCGAGGCCGCGATCGATTTTCCGGAGGAGGAAATCGACTTTCTCGCCGACGGCCAGATTCTCGCGAAACTCGACACGATCGCCGGATCGCTCGATACCTTGTTGCGCGACGCCGAACGCGGCCAGCGCCTGCGCGATGGCCTGCATGCCGTGATCATCGGCGCCCCGAACGCCGGCAAGTCGAGTCTGCTGAACGCACTGGCAGGCAGCGACCGCGCCATCGTGACCGACATCGCCGGGACCACCCGCGACCTGCTGCGCGAAGCGGTGAACATCGACGGCATCGAGATCACCCTGGTCGATACCGCCGGTCTGCGCGAATCGCCGGATGTGATCGAGTCCGAAGGCATCCGCCGTGCCCGCAGCGAACTCGCCCGTGCCGATCTCGCCCTGCTGGTGCTCGCGCCCGATGACGAATCCCGCATCGATGCATTGCGTGCGGAAGTGCCCGCAGGAGCGGCCATACTGGTCGTGCACAACAAGTCCGACCTCGCCGATCGCAGCGGCGGAACATCGCCCGACGCGACCGATCATCTGCACGTGTCGGCGACGACCGGCGCCGGACTTGAAGCGTTGCGGGCCGCGATCCGCCGCCACGCCGGTTTCGGCGACGGCACCGAAGGCAGCTTCAGTGCCCGCGCCCGCCATGTCGCCGCGCTGCAACGGGTGCGCGATGCGCTGGCCAACGCACGTCTGCGCCTCGTTCACGATCGCGCCGGCGAACTCGTCGCCGAGGAATTGCGCCTCGCCCAGCAGGCGCTGTCCGGCATCACCGGCGAATTCACTTCCGACGATCTGCTCGGGGTGATCTTTTCGAGCTTCTGCATCGGGAAGTAG
- a CDS encoding S9 family peptidase, with product MVWPMTNLHAEELTIERLFDAPALAGKTPQNLKVSPDGKRVTFLRGKDTDQFQLDLWEYDIASKQTRLLVDSKVLMPDDEQLSDAEKARRERARTASLKGIIDYGFSPDGVKLLFPLNGELFLYDLAADETQQASRVRKLTSKELGFATDARVSPKGGYVSFVRNQNLWAIELATDRSIQLTRDGGGLISNGVAEFIAQEEMGRFEGHWWSPDDSMIAFARVDESPVPVQRRFEINAEDTTVVEQRYPAAGQPNATVTLGVIRMSDTAAAAVADTGAGAALLPAAAKVRWVDLGSDADVYLARADWVADSSALSFQIQTRNQRRLDLRAWSATDGAISTLLSETSDTWVNLHDDLQFLDSGDFIWASERDGFKRLYLHGRDGTPKHALTPEAWVVDSLLAVDEHDDRVFFASGGPDPTQKQVYMTPLSLPVKEVQQITHEAGTHNASFPKQANVFVATHSDPSTPPRVRLFDASGAELAVLEANELKEGHPYWPYAAEHSVPEFGEITGAEQQKLLYRVFKPAHFDAAKKYPAIVYIYGGPHGQYVTQSWTEGFIQVLTRKGFVVFQLDNRGMHRRGKAFEEALFRKMGSVEVVDQREGVKWLRTQPWIDGDKIGFYGWSYGGYMALQVLGQASDDFAAVVAGAPVTDWALYDTHYTERYMDQPKDNADGYAQSSVFAHLDGMRSDLLLIHGMADDNVLFTNSTKLMSALQQRGKPFELMTYPGGKHGIAAPWMKKHANNAIVDFFERKLKR from the coding sequence ATGGTGTGGCCAATGACGAACCTGCATGCCGAAGAATTGACGATCGAACGCCTCTTCGACGCACCGGCGCTGGCCGGGAAGACGCCGCAAAACCTGAAGGTGTCGCCCGACGGCAAGCGCGTGACTTTCCTGCGCGGCAAGGACACGGACCAGTTCCAGCTCGACCTCTGGGAATACGACATCGCATCGAAGCAGACCCGATTGCTGGTCGATTCGAAGGTGCTGATGCCGGACGACGAACAGCTGTCGGATGCGGAGAAGGCACGCCGTGAGCGCGCTCGCACTGCCAGCCTCAAGGGCATCATCGACTATGGATTCTCGCCGGATGGCGTAAAGCTGCTGTTCCCCTTGAACGGTGAGTTGTTCCTGTACGACCTGGCGGCCGACGAGACGCAGCAGGCGAGTCGCGTGCGCAAGCTCACCAGCAAGGAACTCGGTTTCGCGACCGATGCCCGGGTGTCGCCGAAGGGTGGCTACGTCAGCTTCGTGCGCAACCAGAACCTGTGGGCGATCGAACTGGCCACCGATCGTTCGATCCAGCTGACCCGGGATGGGGGCGGCCTGATCAGCAATGGCGTCGCCGAATTCATCGCGCAGGAGGAGATGGGACGCTTCGAGGGTCACTGGTGGTCGCCGGATGATTCGATGATCGCGTTTGCGCGGGTCGACGAGTCGCCGGTGCCGGTGCAGCGGCGCTTCGAGATCAATGCCGAGGACACCACGGTGGTCGAGCAACGCTACCCGGCCGCCGGTCAGCCGAATGCGACGGTGACGCTCGGGGTCATCCGCATGAGCGACACCGCTGCCGCCGCCGTGGCCGACACCGGCGCGGGTGCGGCACTGTTGCCCGCGGCCGCGAAGGTCCGCTGGGTGGATCTGGGCAGCGACGCGGACGTCTACCTCGCGCGTGCCGACTGGGTCGCCGACAGCAGCGCCCTCAGCTTCCAGATCCAGACGCGCAACCAGCGTCGCCTCGATTTGCGCGCATGGTCGGCCACGGACGGAGCGATCTCGACCCTGCTGAGCGAAACCAGTGACACCTGGGTCAACCTGCACGACGACCTGCAGTTCCTCGACAGCGGCGATTTCATCTGGGCCAGCGAACGCGACGGCTTCAAGCGTCTCTACTTGCACGGCCGCGACGGCACGCCGAAACATGCGCTGACGCCGGAAGCCTGGGTGGTCGACAGCCTGCTCGCGGTGGACGAGCACGATGATCGCGTGTTCTTCGCCTCCGGTGGTCCCGATCCGACGCAGAAGCAGGTGTACATGACACCGCTGTCCTTGCCGGTAAAGGAAGTGCAGCAGATCACCCACGAGGCCGGCACGCACAATGCCAGCTTCCCGAAACAAGCCAACGTGTTCGTCGCGACCCATTCCGATCCGTCGACGCCACCGCGTGTGCGCCTGTTCGATGCCAGCGGCGCCGAGCTCGCGGTGCTGGAAGCGAACGAACTCAAGGAAGGCCACCCGTACTGGCCCTACGCCGCCGAACACTCGGTGCCGGAGTTCGGCGAGATCACCGGTGCCGAGCAGCAGAAGCTGCTCTATCGCGTGTTCAAGCCGGCGCATTTCGATGCGGCAAAGAAATACCCGGCCATTGTCTACATCTACGGCGGTCCGCATGGGCAGTACGTGACGCAGAGCTGGACTGAAGGGTTCATCCAGGTGCTGACGCGCAAGGGTTTCGTCGTGTTCCAGCTCGACAATCGCGGCATGCACCGGCGCGGCAAGGCGTTCGAGGAGGCCCTGTTCCGCAAGATGGGTTCGGTCGAAGTGGTCGACCAGCGCGAGGGCGTGAAGTGGCTGCGCACGCAGCCCTGGATCGACGGCGACAAGATCGGCTTCTACGGCTGGAGTTACGGCGGCTACATGGCGCTGCAGGTGCTCGGCCAGGCCTCGGATGATTTCGCGGCCGTGGTCGCTGGCGCGCCGGTCACGGACTGGGCGCTGTACGACACGCACTACACCGAGCGCTACATGGATCAGCCGAAGGACAACGCCGACGGCTACGCCCAGAGCAGCGTGTTCGCGCACCTCGATGGCATGCGCTCCGACCTGCTGTTGATCCACGGCATGGCCGACGACAACGTGCTCTTCACCAACAGCACCAAGCTGATGAGCGCATTGCAGCAGCGCGGCAAACCTTTCGAATTGATGACCTACCCCGGTGGCAAGCACGGCATCGCCGCACCCTGGATGAAGAAACACGCCAACAACGCCATCGTCGACTTCTTCGAGCGCAAGCTGAAGCGGTGA
- a CDS encoding class I SAM-dependent methyltransferase: protein MEQQSHWQQVYATKATDAVSWYRPHLDRSLAFIDALGLDRDAPILDVGAGASTLVDDLLARGFRELTLNDLADTALALARQRLASSPLALNVRYRVGDITTLDLPDAHVALWHDRAVFHFLTEPAQRAAYVAQAAHTLRPGGHLLIATFAADGPERCSGLPVQRYDADTLAAEFAPHFTRIGDAREQHPTPFGTTQSFQYVLLQRGC, encoded by the coding sequence ATGGAACAGCAGTCACATTGGCAGCAGGTGTACGCGACGAAAGCGACGGACGCGGTGAGTTGGTACCGGCCGCATCTCGATCGATCGCTGGCCTTCATCGATGCGCTGGGACTCGACCGCGATGCACCGATCCTCGATGTCGGCGCCGGCGCCTCGACGCTGGTCGACGACCTGCTTGCTCGCGGCTTCCGCGAGCTCACGCTGAACGATCTCGCCGACACCGCGCTTGCGCTTGCGCGGCAACGACTCGCATCGTCGCCACTCGCGTTGAACGTGCGCTATCGCGTCGGCGACATCACCACGCTCGATCTTCCCGATGCCCATGTCGCGCTCTGGCACGACCGCGCCGTGTTCCACTTCCTGACCGAGCCGGCGCAGCGCGCCGCGTATGTCGCGCAGGCCGCGCACACGCTGCGCCCAGGCGGCCATCTGCTGATCGCGACCTTCGCCGCCGACGGCCCCGAACGCTGCAGCGGCCTGCCCGTACAACGCTACGACGCCGACACCCTCGCTGCCGAATTCGCGCCGCACTTCACCCGCATCGGCGATGCCCGCGAGCAGCATCCGACACCGTTCGGCACGACGCAGTCGTTCCAGTACGTGTTGCTGCAGCGCGGGTGCTGA
- a CDS encoding Zn-dependent exopeptidase M28, giving the protein MFSALALGLQMGLTTAMPMPAALVALDRHPQFELDRYTRQIEHAGGWWVELENRLLVAAPPSRLPGLLAGERVLSDLGWIRPDDLALQTRACGVDEGPVLPAIADTGRFALVRTPATWLPYKSPDISEWRPLQPNSTITKDLRARGLMAMAKAAPDPDVQLRVDALDTQRWFDALTTLAGFDRSSYGQSPNPGIDQARDWLIGQFGALGLQVTTQTFTLGGTATQVENVIARLPGSRHPEELVIVGGHYDSRQQNINDPSQSPGAEDNASGCAGVLEAARVFSAYPPQRTMVFVCFAGEEQGLYGGTAYAQSLQASGTMANIELAIIMDMIGYSGDADLDVLLETSSGLSTLFPVFTAAAATYAPELRLISDTSYCCSDHAPLISRGAPALLTIENDYSYNATTRPEGYQHYHRTTDLPGNVTRAQQMGGGILKMNIAVLTEAAGIAPLFADGFD; this is encoded by the coding sequence ATGTTCTCCGCGCTCGCGCTTGGGTTGCAGATGGGCCTGACGACGGCGATGCCGATGCCGGCGGCGCTGGTCGCGCTGGATCGGCATCCGCAGTTCGAGCTCGACCGCTACACGCGCCAGATCGAGCATGCGGGCGGCTGGTGGGTCGAACTGGAGAATCGCCTGCTGGTCGCGGCGCCACCGTCGCGATTGCCGGGGCTGCTCGCGGGCGAACGCGTGCTCTCCGATCTCGGCTGGATCCGGCCCGACGACCTGGCCCTGCAGACGCGCGCCTGTGGTGTCGATGAAGGGCCGGTGTTGCCGGCGATCGCAGATACCGGACGCTTCGCCCTGGTGCGCACGCCGGCGACCTGGTTGCCCTACAAGTCGCCCGACATTTCCGAGTGGCGACCGCTGCAGCCGAACTCGACGATTACGAAGGATCTGCGTGCGCGCGGCCTGATGGCGATGGCCAAGGCCGCGCCCGATCCGGACGTGCAATTGCGCGTCGATGCACTCGACACCCAGCGCTGGTTCGACGCGCTGACGACACTGGCCGGATTCGATCGCTCGTCCTACGGGCAATCGCCGAATCCCGGCATCGACCAGGCACGCGACTGGCTGATCGGACAGTTCGGCGCGCTGGGTCTGCAGGTCACGACACAGACCTTCACCCTCGGCGGCACCGCCACGCAGGTCGAGAACGTGATCGCACGCCTGCCCGGCAGTCGTCATCCGGAAGAACTCGTGATTGTCGGCGGGCATTACGATTCGCGCCAGCAGAACATCAACGACCCGAGCCAGAGTCCGGGCGCCGAAGACAACGCCTCCGGATGCGCCGGCGTGCTCGAAGCGGCGCGCGTGTTCAGCGCCTATCCGCCGCAGCGGACGATGGTCTTCGTCTGCTTCGCCGGCGAGGAACAGGGCCTTTATGGCGGCACGGCCTACGCGCAGTCGCTGCAGGCCAGCGGGACGATGGCGAACATCGAGCTTGCGATCATCATGGACATGATCGGCTATTCCGGCGATGCCGATCTCGACGTGCTGCTGGAGACATCGAGCGGCCTGTCGACCCTGTTCCCGGTCTTCACTGCAGCGGCCGCGACCTATGCGCCGGAACTGCGTCTGATCAGCGACACAAGCTATTGCTGTTCCGACCATGCACCGCTGATTTCGCGCGGCGCGCCGGCGCTGCTGACCATCGAGAACGACTACAGCTACAACGCCACCACGCGACCCGAGGGTTACCAGCACTATCACCGCACCACCGACCTGCCCGGCAACGTCACCCGCGCACAGCAAATGGGCGGCGGCATCCTGAAGATGAACATCGCGGTGCTGACGGAGGCCGCCGGCATCGCGCCACTGTTTGCGGACGGTTTCGACTGA
- a CDS encoding patatin-like phospholipase family protein, protein MRAASRTSAWSALREAGMEIDSVGGTSIGAIIGAGVAAEWSIEEMTERFRHAFYDTNPLSDYTLPLVSIVSGRKVSRLLRETYGERDIEDLPLPFFCVSANLTKGDAHVHRDGTLWQSLRASVAIPGLLPPVFRGGQVFVDGGVVNNLPVDLMRAQHRGEVIAVDIGGDYALSALDDEYELPPGWKLWMQDRAGYRRPRLREILLRAGMINSGAQAASARAQSTLLIKPPLADIGLLEWQSFFHAIDRGYQHTLRIVGGPKDALADETPVF, encoded by the coding sequence GTGCGCGCGGCTTCGCGCACATCGGCGTGGTCAGCGCTGCGCGAAGCGGGCATGGAGATCGACAGCGTCGGCGGTACCTCGATCGGCGCGATCATCGGTGCCGGCGTGGCCGCCGAGTGGTCGATCGAGGAGATGACCGAGCGGTTCCGGCACGCGTTCTACGACACCAATCCCTTGTCCGACTACACGCTGCCCCTGGTCTCGATCGTGTCGGGCCGCAAGGTGTCGCGGCTGCTGCGCGAGACCTATGGCGAGCGCGACATCGAAGACCTGCCGCTGCCGTTCTTCTGTGTTTCCGCGAACCTGACCAAGGGCGATGCGCATGTGCACCGCGATGGCACGTTGTGGCAGTCCCTGCGTGCGTCGGTCGCGATTCCCGGCCTGCTGCCACCCGTGTTCCGCGGCGGTCAGGTGTTCGTCGACGGCGGCGTCGTCAACAACCTGCCGGTGGATCTGATGCGCGCCCAGCACCGCGGCGAGGTGATTGCCGTCGACATCGGTGGCGACTACGCCCTGTCTGCACTCGACGACGAATACGAATTGCCGCCCGGCTGGAAGCTGTGGATGCAGGATCGTGCCGGTTATCGTCGACCGCGGTTGCGCGAGATCCTGCTGCGTGCCGGAATGATCAATTCCGGGGCGCAAGCCGCGAGTGCCCGCGCACAATCGACCCTGCTGATCAAGCCGCCATTGGCCGACATTGGTCTGCTCGAATGGCAGAGTTTCTTCCACGCCATCGATCGCGGCTACCAGCACACCTTGCGCATCGTCGGTGGTCCGAAAGACGCGCTCGCCGATGAGACCCCGGTGTTCTGA
- a CDS encoding cyclic nucleotide-binding domain-containing protein: MSSASPDRYRFVELFGHVPWFSTLPEQARVLLAAGCEWHRVAGGEPLFFEGEASDAVYLLVNGSLAAFQRDSHGGAHLVGHIMAGESVGELGVLISRPRSATVRALRDSELVRLPATHLDVLAETFPQALLGLARLALRRHGELQTHAAAPRALAVLPQSPGSISTCSRIASPRIWRASARCGP, from the coding sequence ATGAGCAGCGCCTCGCCCGACCGCTACCGATTTGTCGAGCTGTTCGGCCACGTGCCGTGGTTCTCGACCCTGCCCGAACAGGCACGGGTGTTGCTGGCCGCGGGCTGCGAATGGCATCGCGTGGCCGGCGGCGAGCCCCTGTTCTTCGAGGGCGAGGCCTCCGACGCGGTGTATCTGCTGGTCAACGGCAGCCTCGCCGCGTTCCAGCGCGACAGCCACGGCGGTGCACATCTGGTTGGTCACATCATGGCCGGCGAGAGTGTCGGCGAACTCGGCGTGCTGATCTCGCGGCCGCGCTCCGCCACCGTGCGTGCGCTGCGCGATTCCGAGTTGGTGCGACTGCCGGCGACCCACCTCGACGTGCTCGCCGAGACCTTTCCGCAAGCCTTGCTGGGCTTGGCGCGACTGGCCCTTCGGCGCCATGGCGAACTGCAGACGCATGCTGCCGCGCCGCGCGCGCTGGCGGTGCTGCCGCAATCGCCAGGGTCGATCTCGACCTGTTCGCGAATCGCCTCGCCGAGGATCTGGCGCGCTTCGGCTCGGTGCGGACCCTGA
- a CDS encoding phosphoribosyltransferase — translation MIVDDVVTMGGTIADLASYIQMNGGKVIGVVTLVDASRSGSLACNAKLLHEIEKRFGDEIRQQFGIEPSALTAEEAGYLIGFRSAEEIRGRAAKAAEERRRRLRSKGILVDEVSDSPAPPSAGPVRFGQEEP, via the coding sequence GTGATTGTCGACGACGTCGTGACGATGGGTGGAACGATCGCCGACCTGGCTTCTTACATTCAAATGAACGGCGGAAAGGTCATCGGCGTAGTCACATTGGTCGATGCATCCCGCTCTGGTAGCCTCGCTTGCAACGCAAAGCTATTGCACGAAATCGAGAAGAGGTTCGGAGATGAAATCCGCCAGCAGTTCGGCATCGAGCCAAGCGCGCTTACCGCAGAAGAAGCCGGGTACCTCATTGGTTTCCGATCGGCTGAAGAAATCCGAGGTCGCGCAGCTAAGGCAGCAGAAGAAAGACGCAGGCGCCTACGCTCGAAGGGCATTCTCGTCGATGAAGTGAGCGACTCTCCGGCCCCGCCCAGCGCGGGGCCGGTTCGTTTTGGCCAGGAAGAACCATGA
- a CDS encoding M3 family metallopeptidase, protein MNVSNPLLRDDEFVAYSEIRPEHVLPAVQARIADYRACIEQLVADPAQHRFAALMLAWEECEDAMNRCFAPVGHLHNVCDTPELRAVYGDAIELLTDFGTDIGQHAGLCAAVRAIRARADFDALPMAARKLVDDALLDFRLAGVDLPPDQQQRFRAIATELSRLTTEFEQAVLDATEAWTLDLPETDACLRGLPESALAQLRQAAREAEVDGVRITLQPPVYQAVMMHADDRALRELVYTAYQTRASDQGPNAGRFDNGPRIERILALRHEAAQLVGFANAAEESLATKMAETPERVLHFLHDLAARAKPVATREITELAAFARTRFGIASLEPWDVSYASEKLRIERYALSEEELKPFFPLERVMAGLYALTERVFGVRLVERQGRRPVAQDARCFDLIDAQGTAFAVVYLDLFARSGKRGGAWMDVARSRKRIAALQRPMAYLTCNFAPPTAELPSLLTHDDVLTLFHEFGHGLHHLLTEIDYPSLSGIEGVEWDAVELPSQFMENFGWHRETLDLIATHWRSGEALPEALFQRMLAAKHFQAGLFLVRQLEFALFDFRLHLEFDPARGARVHELLAEVRGEVSVIQPPAWQRFANAFTHIFSGGYSAGYYSYLWAEVLSADAFARFEAEGITNAETGRAFRGEVLAVGGSRPALDSFVAFRGREPDPAALLRSYGLAA, encoded by the coding sequence ATGAACGTTTCCAACCCCCTGTTGCGCGACGACGAATTCGTCGCCTATTCCGAGATCCGCCCGGAACACGTGCTGCCGGCCGTGCAGGCACGCATCGCCGACTACCGCGCGTGCATCGAGCAGCTGGTCGCCGATCCGGCGCAGCATCGCTTCGCCGCCCTGATGCTGGCCTGGGAGGAATGCGAGGACGCAATGAACCGCTGCTTCGCGCCGGTCGGGCATTTGCACAACGTCTGCGACACGCCGGAATTGCGTGCGGTCTATGGCGACGCGATCGAACTGCTGACCGATTTCGGCACCGATATCGGCCAACACGCCGGACTGTGCGCGGCGGTGCGCGCCATCCGCGCGCGCGCCGACTTCGATGCATTGCCCATGGCCGCGCGCAAGCTGGTCGACGACGCGCTGCTCGATTTTCGACTCGCCGGTGTCGACTTGCCGCCCGACCAGCAGCAGCGCTTCCGCGCGATCGCCACCGAACTGTCGCGCCTGACGACCGAGTTCGAACAGGCCGTGCTGGACGCCACCGAAGCCTGGACGCTGGACCTGCCCGAGACCGACGCATGCCTGCGCGGCTTGCCCGAGTCCGCGCTGGCGCAGCTGAGGCAGGCGGCACGCGAGGCCGAGGTCGATGGCGTGCGCATCACGCTGCAACCTCCGGTCTATCAAGCCGTGATGATGCATGCCGATGATCGTGCCCTGCGCGAACTCGTCTACACCGCGTATCAGACGCGTGCTTCGGATCAGGGTCCGAACGCCGGTCGTTTCGACAATGGGCCGCGGATCGAGCGGATCCTCGCATTGCGTCACGAAGCCGCGCAGCTGGTCGGCTTCGCCAATGCAGCGGAAGAGTCGCTGGCAACCAAGATGGCGGAGACACCAGAGCGTGTGCTGCATTTCCTGCACGATCTGGCCGCCCGCGCGAAACCGGTCGCGACGCGCGAGATCACCGAACTCGCGGCATTCGCCCGTACCCGTTTCGGCATCGCGTCGCTTGAACCCTGGGACGTGAGTTACGCCAGCGAGAAATTGCGCATCGAGCGCTACGCCTTGAGCGAAGAGGAACTCAAGCCGTTCTTCCCGCTGGAACGGGTGATGGCCGGTCTGTATGCATTGACCGAGCGCGTGTTCGGGGTGCGTCTGGTCGAGCGTCAGGGGCGTCGACCTGTGGCACAGGACGCCCGCTGCTTCGACCTGATCGATGCCCAGGGTACGGCGTTTGCGGTCGTCTATCTCGATCTGTTCGCGCGCAGTGGCAAGCGCGGCGGCGCCTGGATGGACGTGGCGCGTTCACGCAAGCGCATCGCGGCATTGCAACGGCCGATGGCCTATCTCACCTGCAACTTCGCGCCGCCCACGGCCGAATTGCCGTCCTTGCTCACCCACGACGACGTGCTCACGCTGTTCCACGAGTTCGGCCACGGCTTGCATCATCTGCTGACCGAGATCGATTACCCGAGCCTGTCCGGCATCGAGGGTGTGGAATGGGACGCGGTCGAGTTGCCGAGCCAGTTCATGGAGAACTTCGGCTGGCATCGCGAGACGCTCGATCTGATCGCCACGCACTGGCGCAGCGGCGAAGCGCTGCCCGAGGCCCTGTTCCAGCGCATGCTCGCGGCCAAGCACTTCCAGGCCGGCCTGTTCCTGGTCCGCCAGCTGGAATTCGCGTTGTTCGATTTCCGGCTCCATCTCGAATTCGATCCGGCGCGTGGTGCCCGTGTGCACGAGTTGCTGGCCGAGGTGCGCGGCGAAGTCTCGGTGATCCAGCCGCCGGCCTGGCAACGATTCGCGAATGCCTTCACGCACATCTTCTCCGGCGGCTACTCGGCCGGTTACTACAGCTATCTCTGGGCGGAAGTGCTGTCGGCGGACGCGTTCGCGCGCTTCGAGGCCGAAGGCATCACCAATGCTGAGACCGGTCGCGCCTTCCGCGGCGAGGTGCTGGCCGTCGGCGGCTCACGCCCGGCGCTCGACAGTTTCGTCGCTTTTCGTGGCCGGGAACCCGACCCGGCGGCCCTCTTGAGGAGTTACGGGTTGGCGGCCTGA
- a CDS encoding GAF domain-containing protein: MVAFPLPADEAERLVALAETQLLDSEHEAVFDAVVALAASICGVPMAAISLIDQDRQWFKASVGLDDPETPRGDAFCTYTILDTQPLLVSDAHADARFRDNRLVNGAPHIRFYAGMPLVTAAGHALGALCVIDRKPSPNIS, encoded by the coding sequence GTGGTCGCATTTCCATTGCCAGCGGACGAGGCCGAGCGCCTCGTTGCGCTGGCTGAAACACAATTGCTCGACAGCGAGCACGAAGCGGTGTTCGATGCCGTGGTGGCGCTCGCGGCGTCGATCTGCGGCGTGCCGATGGCGGCGATCTCGCTGATCGATCAGGACCGCCAGTGGTTCAAGGCCAGTGTCGGTCTCGACGACCCTGAAACCCCGCGCGGGGATGCCTTCTGCACCTACACCATCCTCGACACCCAACCGTTGCTGGTCAGTGATGCGCACGCGGACGCGCGATTCCGCGACAACCGCCTGGTCAACGGCGCACCGCATATCCGCTTCTACGCCGGCATGCCTCTGGTGACTGCCGCAGGCCACGCGCTCGGCGCCTTGTGCGTGATCGACCGCAAGCCTAGCCCGAATATTTCATGA